GATTTCTATCGAATAGGGCAGCGACGCGGTCGTTCACAACCCGCGGGCAATCCCATTGCAGACCGACCTCGTAGCCGCCCGCCGCAGCGGGCGCGTCGCGTGGAGCGAGCGCCCACAAACCCGGGCGGCTCATCGCTCGACCTCACTTCTCACCGAGGTCGAACGCGTCGTGGACTGATTGGAGCGCGCGTGGACCGTCGCCGTGGCTGACGATGCAGGAGATCTTGATCTCGCTGGTCGTGATGTTCTCGATGTTGACCTTCGCCTCGCCCAAAGCCGCAAACATGCGACGTGCGACGCCGCTGTGCGACCGCATGCCCACGCCGACCACGCTGACCTTGGCGAGTCCTTCCTGATACCGGACGGTCGGCTTGCGCTGGTCGTCGCCGAGGCGCTTGAGCAGGTCGTCCACGACCGGGCGGATGTCGTGCAGATCGCCATCTTCGACCGTGAACGAGATGTTGGCGGTCCCGTCATCGAAGACGTTCTGGATGATGTCGTCGACGATGATGTTGGATGCCGCGATCTCGCGAAACAGGTCGGCCGCCATGCCGGGGTGGTCGGGCACGTTGGCCAGCGTCACGCGAATCAAGTTCCGCTTCAGGGCGGCACCGCTGACGAGAATGTCTTCCATTTCGGGCGTCTCCTTCACGACCATCGTCCCCGTGGCCGTGCTCTGACTGTTGCGGACGTGGATCGGCACGTCGTACTTCTTTGCAAACTCCACCGCCCGCGTCTGCAGCACGCCGGCACCCAGGCCGCTGAGTTCGAGCATCTCGTCGTACGTGATCCGCTCGATCTTGCGGGCGTTGGGCACGATCCGCGGGTCGGCCGTGTAGACGCCATCGACGTCCGTGTAGTTTTCGCAGACGCTCGCCTCGAGCACGGCACCGAGGGCGACCAGCGTCGCGTTGCTGCCGCCTCGGCCGAGCGTCGTGGTCTCGCCGCCTGGCGCGATGCCCTGGAAGCCTGCGACGACGACGATCCGACCTTCGCCAAGCTCTGCAAGGATCTTCTGCGTGTCGATCGCCTTGATCCGCGCCTTCGTGTAGGCGTCGTCGGTCTGCAGGTTGATCTGCGGCCCGGTGAAGCTCGTCGCGTCTTCGCCCTGGCTGTAGACGCTCATCGCAAACAGGGCGGCCGTGACGATCTCGCCGGTCGCGAACAGCTGGTCCATCTCCCGCTTCGGCGGCCTTCCACCGGCGACGCTGGCCGCCAGCTGCTCGAGCTGGTCGGTCGTCTTGCCCATCGCACTCACGACGACGACCACGTCGTCGCCGGCTCGCCTCGCCGCCACCGCACGCGACGCGCAGTGCCGAATTCGATCGGCATCCGCCACGCTCGTTCCCCCGAATTTCTGGACGATCAGCGGCATCAGCCGCACACCGTATGCGGCGTCATCCCAGCCCCATCGCCTTCAGATTCTTCAGACTGGTTTCCAGAGAGTCGAACGGGTCGCGATAGCACGTGTCCTGCTCGACGCAGTAGCACTCGACGCCCGCCTCATCCGCCGCCGCCATGACGCTGTTCCAGTCGAGGTTGCCCACGCCGATCTCCGCCATGTACTGCGTGCGACCCGCATCGATGGCGAGGTCCTTCACGTGGATCAGCGGCACACGCCCCTTGAGCTTCCGCAGCCAAGCCGCCGGACAACCACCCGCGTGAGCGACCCAGTACGTGTCGATTTCGAACCACGCGTCGGGGTGGACGTGCTCCACCAGCAGATCCATCGGCCGCTTCGCCTCGAAGGCATCCTTTCCGCCAAGCTTGGCCCACTCGTGCGAGTGGTTGTGGTACCCGAACCGGACGCCGCGCTCCTTGAGCTTCGCAACGCCATCGTTGAACTGCTCGATCCAAGCCAGCCAGGTGGCCTCGGTTGCGTCCTCTGCACTCGGGAAAAACCCACCAACCGCCGTGAGATCGCACCCGAGCGTTTTGTGATCGCTGGCCACCTGATCCGGCGTCTCCCACGCCGACGACGGCGGCCGAACATGCGTCGCGACGCACACCAGCCCGTGCTCGTCCAGAATCTGCCTCACCGTCGCCGGATCTTCCACGCCGACAGCACTCACCTGCACCGCCGGCCACCCCTGCTCCGCAAGCCGCTTGGCCGTCGACGCGAGATCATCTTCGGTCTTGCAATAGTCCCGCAGCGTGTAGAGCTGCACAGCGAGCTTGGGCATCGGCATGGACGCAGCTTACTGAGGTGCTAGCTGAACGTCTGCGACTTGCCGGCATTTGGGTCGCGTTCCTGCGCCGAGGACCTGTCTTCCCCGTCGCGCTGGCAACCGTTCCCGGGCGTTGAACCCGAAGGCGAATTTCGTTACCTTCGCTCCCGACCAATCGCCGTCGCCTCACCAGGGCGACAGATATCAGGAGAGACCCCATGAAAAGACACCGTTTCACTGCTGCGGCAGTGCTTGCCGCTGCGTTGCCGGCAGGTTCAGCGTTTGCGTTGCCGTTTGCCGGGACGCCGACCGCGGGTTCGCCCGACTCGCTCCTTCTGTTCGATACCGACGACCTGTCGGTCACCACGCCCGGCCCGGCCTTGGGTGGCGACTTTGTCCGCGGGCTCGATCTGAGTGCCAACCTGACCGGCTACTACATCGTCACCGGCGGCTTCAGCTTCGATCCGAGCACGTTCGGCCTCTACGAACTGAACAACGGCGTCTCGACGTTCGTCAGCAACCTCGGCGGCATCGACGACACCTCCGTGGGTGGCCTGTCGTTGAGCGCAGACGGCTCGTTCCTCTACTTCGTCGGTGACCTCGTCGACAACGATGGCGGCGACGAGATCTACACGATCAGCCTCACCGGCTCGATCAGTGCGCCGACCGTCATCACGAACTCACTCGACGAGCCTGACTTCGCCGGCGTTGCTGTTGCTCCTGACGGCACAGTCTACGGACTCGCTAACGATACCGATTCGCTGTACACGATCGATCCGGTCACCGGCGTCGCCACGCTCGTTGGCGAAACCGGGTTCAGCTTCTTCGGCGTCAGCGGTCTCGACTTCGGTCCGGACGGCCAGCTCTACGCTGCACTCGGCGATGACATCGCGTCGCTCGACCTCGTGACCGGCACTGCCACGGTTCTTGGCGACGTCGGCCCGTCGCTTTCCAACCTGGCGTACAACCCGCCGATTCCCGAGCCGTCGACACTCGCTCTGGTTGGTTTCGGAGCGCTTGCAGCACTCCGCCGCCGCGGCTGACCCCGTTTTAAACTCGCAACAAAACACGCCGCGCCGACCTTCGGGTCGTCGCGGCTTCTGTTTGTCCTTGTCAGCTATTCGACTGACGAGGCAACGTTCAGGCGATCACTACTTCAGCGCTGCGTGCGCTGCCGCGAGGCGGGCGATTGGGACGCGGAATGGCGAGCAGCTCACGTAGTCGAGGCCGACCTCGTGGCAGAAGTGGACG
The DNA window shown above is from Planctomycetota bacterium and carries:
- a CDS encoding aspartate kinase, encoding MPLIVQKFGGTSVADADRIRHCASRAVAARRAGDDVVVVVSAMGKTTDQLEQLAASVAGGRPPKREMDQLFATGEIVTAALFAMSVYSQGEDATSFTGPQINLQTDDAYTKARIKAIDTQKILAELGEGRIVVVAGFQGIAPGGETTTLGRGGSNATLVALGAVLEASVCENYTDVDGVYTADPRIVPNARKIERITYDEMLELSGLGAGVLQTRAVEFAKKYDVPIHVRNSQSTATGTMVVKETPEMEDILVSGAALKRNLIRVTLANVPDHPGMAADLFREIAASNIIVDDIIQNVFDDGTANISFTVEDGDLHDIRPVVDDLLKRLGDDQRKPTVRYQEGLAKVSVVGVGMRSHSGVARRMFAALGEAKVNIENITTSEIKISCIVSHGDGPRALQSVHDAFDLGEK
- a CDS encoding sugar phosphate isomerase/epimerase, producing MPMPKLAVQLYTLRDYCKTEDDLASTAKRLAEQGWPAVQVSAVGVEDPATVRQILDEHGLVCVATHVRPPSSAWETPDQVASDHKTLGCDLTAVGGFFPSAEDATEATWLAWIEQFNDGVAKLKERGVRFGYHNHSHEWAKLGGKDAFEAKRPMDLLVEHVHPDAWFEIDTYWVAHAGGCPAAWLRKLKGRVPLIHVKDLAIDAGRTQYMAEIGVGNLDWNSVMAAADEAGVECYCVEQDTCYRDPFDSLETSLKNLKAMGLG
- a CDS encoding PEP-CTERM sorting domain-containing protein; its protein translation is MKRHRFTAAAVLAAALPAGSAFALPFAGTPTAGSPDSLLLFDTDDLSVTTPGPALGGDFVRGLDLSANLTGYYIVTGGFSFDPSTFGLYELNNGVSTFVSNLGGIDDTSVGGLSLSADGSFLYFVGDLVDNDGGDEIYTISLTGSISAPTVITNSLDEPDFAGVAVAPDGTVYGLANDTDSLYTIDPVTGVATLVGETGFSFFGVSGLDFGPDGQLYAALGDDIASLDLVTGTATVLGDVGPSLSNLAYNPPIPEPSTLALVGFGALAALRRRG